A window from Exiguobacterium marinum DSM 16307 encodes these proteins:
- the cmk gene encoding (d)CMP kinase: protein MKKSLQIALDGPAGAGKSTIAKSLAKQLGYVYIDTGAIYRAVTFRALSEGIALEDGPALARMIEKMTLRLVPSEEGQRVFDGEEEVTNVIRSSEVTNNVSFVARQPEVRDALMDLQRDLAKHGGVVMDGRDIGTHVLPNADLKVFMTASVEERARRRHEENLSKGIASDYELLKQEIALRDKRDSEREVAPLRQADDAHFLDTTTLAIDGVVQAIERLIEEVKA from the coding sequence ATGAAAAAATCATTACAAATTGCTTTAGACGGACCGGCGGGTGCCGGAAAAAGTACAATCGCCAAGTCATTGGCGAAACAATTGGGATATGTCTATATCGATACAGGTGCCATCTATCGGGCAGTCACGTTTCGTGCGCTGAGCGAAGGGATTGCGCTCGAAGATGGACCTGCACTTGCTCGGATGATTGAGAAGATGACGCTTCGACTCGTTCCTTCTGAAGAAGGACAGCGTGTATTCGATGGAGAGGAGGAAGTGACGAACGTCATTCGCTCGAGTGAAGTGACGAATAACGTCAGTTTTGTCGCACGCCAACCGGAAGTGCGAGATGCCTTGATGGATTTACAACGCGATTTGGCGAAACATGGTGGGGTCGTTATGGACGGTCGCGATATCGGGACGCATGTTCTCCCGAATGCCGATTTGAAAGTTTTCATGACGGCATCGGTCGAAGAGCGAGCTCGTCGCCGTCACGAAGAAAACCTGTCAAAAGGGATTGCGAGTGATTACGAACTATTGAAACAAGAAATAGCGCTTCGTGATAAACGGGATTCAGAACGTGAAGTCGCTCCTCTCCGCCAAGCTGACGATGCACACTTCCTTGACACGACGACGTTGGCGATTGATGGCGTTGTTCAAGCAATCGAACGATTAATTGAAGAGGTGAAAGCATGA
- a CDS encoding flagellar brake protein, whose translation MLKEGQELRIEVEGRAEGKTKIAAITDQVVWIESPSDMTTLKTFFLHEEEQLRVYFFQGENQLYAFDTKVVKRISDAQMTLRYAFNMPDEKKIKRIQRREYLRVPEMIDVKVLATDGDSFESFETMSLDVSAGGMKIIANRAPVDVDESLIVVFRIEDEHGTPQLFRVKSRLVRIHKQEVKQELSLAFEDLTSRDQETILRYCFRIQLEARKRTGSVFSSR comes from the coding sequence ATGTTAAAAGAAGGTCAAGAGTTGAGAATTGAAGTGGAAGGGCGCGCTGAGGGGAAAACGAAGATTGCCGCCATTACTGATCAAGTCGTATGGATTGAATCACCGAGCGACATGACGACGTTAAAAACGTTTTTTTTACATGAAGAGGAACAGCTGCGAGTCTATTTCTTTCAAGGAGAAAATCAATTGTATGCATTCGATACAAAAGTCGTGAAACGAATCAGCGATGCACAGATGACGCTTCGCTACGCCTTCAATATGCCGGACGAGAAAAAAATCAAACGGATCCAGCGTCGTGAATACTTACGAGTCCCTGAAATGATTGACGTGAAAGTGCTCGCGACCGACGGAGATAGTTTTGAATCATTCGAGACGATGTCGCTCGACGTTTCCGCCGGTGGGATGAAAATCATCGCCAACCGTGCGCCGGTCGATGTCGATGAGTCGCTCATCGTCGTCTTTCGAATTGAAGACGAACATGGTACACCTCAGCTCTTCCGTGTAAAGAGCCGCCTTGTGCGGATACATAAGCAAGAAGTGAAGCAGGAACTTTCCTTAGCCTTTGAAGATTTGACATCACGTGACCAGGAAACGATTTTACGATACTGTTTCCGCATTCAGCTTGAAGCACGAAAACGGACAGGGTCTGTATTTTCTTCACGATAA
- the prsW gene encoding glutamic-type intramembrane protease PrsW, which produces MIAIALSAVAPGLALLSYFYLRHELEAEPLGYVIRSFVAGAVLVFPIMFIQYAFVEEGVLTGPFWQAYITTALLEEFFKWFMIYYTIYIHKVFDDYYDGILYAVACSLGFATLENFLYLWVYDSLEIAIWRAVLPVSGHALFAVVMGYCLGRAKHSTRERLWLFMAVLSATVIHGTFDLILILEPNHKLPAVLYIVILWMVALLLVRAANLSNRRQFK; this is translated from the coding sequence ATGATCGCAATCGCTTTGTCTGCGGTTGCACCTGGGCTCGCCCTTCTATCCTACTTCTATCTTCGCCATGAACTAGAAGCAGAACCGCTCGGATATGTGATTCGTTCTTTCGTGGCCGGGGCCGTTCTCGTGTTTCCGATCATGTTTATCCAATATGCGTTCGTTGAAGAAGGAGTGCTTACTGGACCGTTTTGGCAGGCGTATATCACTACTGCCTTACTTGAAGAGTTTTTTAAATGGTTTATGATTTATTATACAATATATATACATAAAGTCTTTGATGATTACTACGACGGGATTCTCTATGCGGTCGCCTGCTCATTAGGCTTTGCGACATTGGAGAATTTTTTATACTTATGGGTGTATGATTCATTAGAAATCGCGATTTGGCGAGCCGTTCTGCCGGTAAGTGGACATGCTTTGTTCGCAGTCGTGATGGGTTATTGTTTAGGACGGGCAAAGCACTCGACACGTGAACGTCTGTGGCTATTCATGGCGGTCCTTTCCGCAACAGTCATTCACGGAACGTTCGATTTGATTTTGATTCTTGAACCGAACCACAAACTGCCTGCCGTGCTCTATATCGTCATTTTATGGATGGTGGCACTTTTGCTCGTACGAGCTGCCAATCTGTCTAATCGTCGTCAATTTAAATAA
- a CDS encoding asparaginase, translating into MNHLLLIHTGGTIAMSQSGTGHVEPSDVNPIDATLPKATDIAHITTKHFSNIPSPHMTPEKMLELAHFIQRELTQDTYDGVVITHGTDTLEETAYFLQITLGAPVPIVLTGAMRSSNEVGSDGEFNLITALRVAKSEASRGKGVLVVFNGEIHSAFNVTKTHTSSVDTFKSVHFGNVGMVTKDHVLIYSQPMTRQPKMIPSITKRVAVLKVVAGMEPDLLESVITLGYDGLVLEVLGQGNVPPSLLSALEHLVEEIPVVIVSRCFNGIVQDVYGYDGGGKQLKEMGLIFSNGLNSQKARLRLLVELESGSSQSVMEHSFSFQQ; encoded by the coding sequence ATGAATCATTTATTACTCATCCACACCGGCGGTACGATCGCCATGTCTCAATCTGGCACTGGTCACGTAGAACCAAGCGACGTCAATCCGATTGATGCCACACTTCCGAAAGCGACAGATATCGCTCATATTACAACGAAACATTTTTCGAATATCCCGTCACCACACATGACACCAGAAAAAATGCTTGAGTTGGCGCATTTTATTCAACGAGAATTGACGCAAGATACGTATGATGGGGTTGTGATCACACACGGTACCGATACGCTTGAAGAGACTGCTTACTTTCTGCAGATCACGCTCGGCGCACCAGTCCCAATCGTCTTGACGGGTGCGATGCGTTCCTCGAATGAAGTCGGTTCGGATGGAGAATTCAATTTAATTACTGCCCTTCGTGTCGCAAAAAGTGAAGCCTCCCGTGGAAAAGGGGTACTCGTCGTATTTAACGGCGAAATCCACTCGGCTTTCAACGTCACAAAAACCCACACTTCTTCGGTCGATACGTTCAAATCCGTCCACTTCGGAAATGTGGGTATGGTCACAAAGGACCACGTACTCATCTATAGTCAACCGATGACTAGACAGCCGAAAATGATTCCATCCATCACAAAACGCGTCGCGGTCTTGAAAGTTGTTGCCGGGATGGAACCTGATTTACTCGAATCTGTGATCACTCTCGGATACGACGGACTCGTCCTCGAAGTGTTAGGCCAAGGGAACGTCCCACCGTCTCTTCTGTCAGCACTCGAACATTTGGTCGAGGAAATTCCAGTCGTGATTGTTAGTCGTTGCTTCAATGGCATCGTGCAAGATGTATATGGATATGATGGTGGCGGCAAACAATTGAAAGAAATGGGCCTCATATTCTCAAACGGATTAAATTCACAAAAAGCCCGACTCCGGCTGCTCGTGGAACTCGAGTCCGGTTCCTCACAGTCAGTCATGGAACACAGTTTCAGTTTCCAACAATAA
- a CDS encoding YpdA family putative bacillithiol disulfide reductase, whose product MNKQAIIVGAGPCGLSAAIELEKIGVSCSVIERGNIVDAIYRYPTHQTFFSSATLLEIGDIPFICKDLKPRRQDALVYYREVVTRTGLNVHPFETVESVEKTNDRFVVTSRHDRRGVTVREADYVILATGYYGRPRMLDVPGESLPHVHHYFNEAHPYYRQHVTIIGGKNSAVDAAIELEKAGAYVTVLYRGDSYSPSVKPWVLPNFDSLVRHEKVRMEFGATIDRITEDGVYYHQSGEEKHVDADYVLAMTGYQPDHHLFESSGIIIDEESGVPTYDEETFETNVEHLFIAGVVAAGNDANKIFIENGRFHGKAIAATIANRIQV is encoded by the coding sequence GTGAATAAACAAGCGATTATTGTCGGCGCTGGACCATGCGGTCTTTCGGCGGCCATCGAGTTAGAGAAGATCGGGGTTTCTTGTAGTGTGATAGAACGGGGAAATATCGTCGATGCAATCTATCGATATCCGACACATCAGACGTTCTTCTCATCTGCAACCCTGTTAGAAATCGGAGACATCCCGTTTATATGTAAAGACTTAAAACCACGAAGACAAGACGCACTCGTCTATTATCGGGAAGTCGTCACGCGCACCGGACTAAACGTTCACCCGTTTGAAACGGTTGAATCTGTCGAAAAAACCAATGACCGCTTCGTCGTGACTTCAAGACATGACCGACGCGGCGTCACAGTTCGTGAAGCGGACTATGTGATTTTAGCCACAGGGTATTACGGACGTCCACGTATGCTCGATGTACCAGGTGAATCGTTGCCACACGTCCATCATTATTTCAACGAGGCACATCCCTATTACCGTCAACACGTTACGATTATCGGCGGGAAGAACTCCGCTGTCGATGCTGCGATTGAGCTCGAAAAAGCCGGGGCATATGTCACAGTACTCTATCGAGGCGACTCGTATAGTCCTTCCGTCAAGCCATGGGTCCTCCCAAACTTTGATTCGCTCGTCCGTCATGAGAAAGTCCGAATGGAATTTGGCGCGACGATTGATCGAATCACTGAGGACGGTGTCTATTATCATCAATCTGGCGAAGAAAAACATGTTGATGCGGATTACGTTCTCGCAATGACCGGTTATCAACCAGACCATCATTTATTCGAAAGCTCAGGGATTATCATCGATGAAGAGAGTGGGGTCCCGACATACGACGAAGAGACGTTTGAAACGAACGTCGAACACTTGTTCATCGCTGGTGTTGTGGCAGCTGGGAACGATGCGAACAAGATTTTTATCGAAAATGGTCGATTCCACGGCAAGGCGATCGCAGCTACAATTGCGAATCGAATCCAAGTTTAA